TGACCGCCGGTCAGCTGATTTATGATAAAAAGTCAGAGATCATTATAGCTAAAGATAATGTTCATATGAAATATGATGGCTATACTATGCTTGCCAACAGGCTTTCCTACAATCAGAAAACAAAACGTATTTATGGATTAGGTAATGTAGAAATTGTTGAACCGAACGGAAATCATATTTATGCAGAAGAAATTGACATCACGAATGATTTCGGAGAGGGATTTGCCAAAGGATTGCGCATCAAGACACCAGATAATACTTGGATCTCATCGGAGAGTGCTCAACAATTTACCAGGCAAAGAATAATTTTTAATCATGGCGTTTATACTGCCTGTGAGTCCGTTGAAGAGGATCCTATTTGGCAAGCCAAAGCAGAGAAGATAATTATTGATAGAACAAATCAAATTGTAACTTATGAAAAAGCGTACTTAGAATTTTTGGGGAAACCAATAGCTTATCTCCCTTGGTTCCGTCACGCTTATTCAAATTCTAACCTAAAAACTGGATTTCAGATACCAGAGTTTGGCTATAATGACAAACTAGGAGTTTGGTATAGGCAACCCTATTTTATTGCAAGCGGTACCTCCTATGATCTCACTCTAACGACTACGGCTTCCCATCGAAAAGGTTTGTTCGTAGATATGAAATGGCAACATCAACTCGAAAATGGCTTCTATTCGCTAAAAGCATCGGGAATGAGGCACCGTTCAGAAAAAACTCTTGATAGCTCTCCTGATAAAACAAAAAAAATAGGTGGCCTCATCGCTTCAAACGGAAAACTTAAATTTAATCTACCCTTACCTTTAATATTGGGATGGACGATTCTAGCTACTACAGACAGCAATTTTCCCTTTACTTTTAAACTCGACGAATACAATGACGAAAAATTCGTTAACAAGATTTATCTAACGGGATCCTATGAAAGAAGTTTCTTCAACCTGTCTGCCAGAAAATACAAAATTCAGATTACTGATTCTCTTATTCTAAACTATCAGGAAAAAGTGCTACCTTTATTTGACTATAACTATGTCACAAGTGACAATTATGCAGGTGGAGAAATAAATCTTAATGTCAGTGTTACTAATCTTGATCGAGATTACGGGATTGAGTCCTCTGTTTTAACTCCTTTACATGAGGCATATAAGAAAAGAACTCGAATTTCATCAGACCTCATCTGGAAAAAAACAGTTATAACTTCTGAAGGATTGATGCTAACCCCATCCTTTTCAATGAAAGGAGATTGGACTAAGTTTAACACAACAAATCCAACTATGTTAAAATCAATACTAGTCAGTGATTTTATGCCAATGGCTGCACTCGAAGTACGTTATCCGCTTCTGCTTCGAACAAAGACATCCAGGCATATTATCGAGCCTGTTATGCAAATGCTTATAAGACCTGATCTTGCCCATCAGACTCAGGGTCTTTATCCGGATAAAGAAGAAGTACAAAGACTGGTTTTTGATACGAACCGACTTTTTTCTTATAATAATTTCTATGGATTTGATCCTATCGAAAGGGGATTGCGGACTAATATTGGTGTCCAATACTCAGGCATTATTCAAAACGGTATCACTTTTGATGCCTTATTTAGTCAATCTTTTCATCTCAACGGACAGAACCCTTACGCTCTAGAAAGGAATCTAGAAAGATTCATAGTTGTTTCTGGACTAAAAACAGAACGATCTGATTATGTTGCATCTCTGGAAGTAAATACCTCATCAAGATTAGACGTCATTGCAAACGCACGCTTTGACAAAGATAAATTCACGCCTCAGCGTGCAGAAACGAGAATCAATTACAGAACACAAACCTTATCTTTTAGCACAAACTATACCTATATCCAACCTATGAATCATTATGAATCACCTCTTTCTAACCAATACATTGGTATATCTACAAATTATAAGTTTAAAAAGAATTGGAATTTATTAAGTTCGGCTTTGTTTAACATCCACCAAAATAAGATTATCGAGGATTATTTGAGATTATCATACAACAATAATTGCTTCAACTTCTCATTGGAATTTTCAGAGGAGAAATCTTATGACTCACTCAATGAAATCAGAAGATCAGTTACTTTCAATATCAGTTTGCGAACAATTGGAGACTATCAATGAATTTAGCAGATCTTAAATTTACTATCCAGATACAAGGTGTAATGTTGATTGCTACTCTTTTGACAATTGTCGGAGACTCACTGTTTTCTCCCTTTGCCAAAGCTAGTAGCCAAATAGCAATTATCGTGAACAATCAGATCATCACGAACAATGATATAAGACATCGAACCGCCTTTTTTCGATTAAGAGGTGAACAAGGAAATATCAAAAAAAAAGTTTTACAAGAACTCATTGATGAAGTTCTAAAAATGCAAGAAGCTAACAGAATTGGTACTGTTGCTCACAAAAAGGAGGTAGAGATTGCTTATCTTGGTTTTGCTAAGAGTAATAAAATTTCTCTTAGCAGACTTAATCAAATCATGAATGAATCAGGGATCACCATTATAGAATTCAAGAAATATATTAGGACGCAAATTAGTTGGCAAAGGGCCGTTAGTACCAAGATGATTAACAGATCAAGAATCGAAAAGAGAAGTCAATCATGGCTATCTCCTATTGAAGAATCGGTTAAGAACACTACAGAATACACCTTTCAGCAAGTTGTATTTACCATTCCTATAACACAACGTTCACTGATTCTTAATCATAGACAGACAGAGTCTAAAAAATTTAGAAAAAAATTTAAAGGGTGTGATTCCTCTCTTGCTTTAGCACAAGAGTTCAACGATGTTGCCGTAATCGATAGGGGCCGAAAATTAAGAGACGAGCTCCCCAAGAGATGGAGGGATTTGTTGAAAACAACACCTGTTGGAGGAATATCGAATCCTCAGTTTACAGATCGTGGGATTGAGATGCTAGCGGTTTGTAAGATACGCACGGTGTTCTCAGACAATGCGATCGATTTTTTTGATGATCGCTATTCAAAAGAGTCTATAAAAAAAATTGAAAAAGATTATTTTGATTTGATCAAAACGCGCAGTATTATCAAATATAGATAGAATACGAATCGTATTGACCAATGTTAACAAATAATCTTCTTCCTATCGCTGTCAGCATCGGAGAACCAGCTGGAGTTGGTGCTGATGTTTTATTGCTAGCTTGCAAAAAAGCTCATCAAGGCGTCATTGATCCTCTACCTTTCTTTATTGTTGTCGCAGACCCAGAACATTTGCGAGAACGAGCTAAACTTTTATCAATTAACATTCCAATTATTGAAGTATCTCTACATGAGGTTTCTTCGCATAAGGCAAAGAATGATTATAGTGTAAAGGTTATACCGTTAGGCTATTCATTTGAAGCCTTACCTGGAAAACCTAACTTTTCTGATAATGTAGGTGTGATTGAATCTATTGATAAGTGTATTACATTGGCATGGGAGAGAGAAGTTTGTGGTATTGTCACCTTACCGATCAACAAGAAAACACTTTACGATTTTGGATTTTGCTATTCAGGACATACTGAATATCTGGCTCATCTCGCACGAAAATGGACTGAAGAAAATAAAAAATTACAAGCTGTTATGATGCTAGTAAACTCTAAACTTCGTACTGTTCCCGTTACAATCCACCTTCCTCTTCAACTGATTATACATCATCTTAACACACAGTTAATTGTTGAAATCTGTACAATCACTACACAAAGCTTAATCACCCAATTTGGTATTTCTAGTCCCAGGTTGGCAATTTCTGGTCTTAACCCCCATGCTGGAGAAAATGGTTTAATGGGTAAGGAAGACCGAATGATTATTTCTCCAGCAGTTGAAGCTTTAAAATTAAAAGGAATTAAAGCTTTTGGACCTTTCCCCAGTGATACCATGTTTCATGAAGAGGCAAGACGAAATTATGATGTAGCAATCTGTATGTATCATGATCAGGCTATGATACCTGTGAAGACTCTTGCCTTTCACCAAACAGTTAATGTAACACTGGGATTACCTTTTATTCGTACCTCTCCAGATCACGGAACTGCTTTTGATCTTGCAGGTACAGGAAAAGCCAATCCTTTAAGTTTCATTTCAGCCCTCCATATGGTCGCCTCCATGAAAGCACAAGAAGATAGAGTCGATAAAGTTGATCAGATATGAGCTATCTTGATCGTCTTCCCTCTCCGCGCAAGATTATTGAAAAATATAATCTAACTCCCCAAAAAAAATTCAGCCAGAATTTTATTCTCGACTTGAATATCAATATGAAGATTGCTAGACAGCTCGGTTCGTTAAACGGAGAAACTGTTGTTGAAGTAGGCTCAGGTCCCGGTAGTCTAACACGTGCTTTACTCTCTAGTGGAGCTCAGAAAGTTATTTCTATCGAACGGGATGAGAGATTCATTCCAGTATTGGAAGAAATTTGTTCTGCTAGCAACGGTCGACTAGAATACCATATTGGGGATGCCCTCAAGATTAACATAGATGATATCGTAAAAAAAATAACTGGTTCTGTAAATTACAAAATTATTTCAAACCTACCGTACAACATTGCCACCCCCTTGTTGATGAGCTGGTTAAGTGGAGACCGATGGCCTGCAGGTTGGAACGCAATGGCTCTCCTTTTTCAAAAAGAAGTAGCCCAACGCATTACTGCATCCCCACGTGATAAATCATGGGGACGACTAGGGGTTTTTTCGAGTTGGCGAACATGGTCCAAAATTACTTTTGATTTATCTCCAAAAGTATTTTTTCCATCTCCCAAAGTTTCAACATCTGTTGTCGTTATCTATCCAAGAACCAGTCCTCTTCTAGTATCAAAGGAATCACTAATCCTCGTAACAAAAATGGCTTTTCAGCAAAGACGAAAAACTTTAAGACAGAATCTAAAATCAATTGGTGGTGCTGCTCTTCTGACAGAAGTTAATATCAATCCCACAGCACGAGCAGAAGAACTCATTTTAGAGCAATTTGTAGCCTTAGCACAAGCAATGGAAAGATTCTCTAACAATTCAGAAATTCAGATAGAGCATAATTAATGAAAGAGATTTTACTTTAAGTTTTTCTATAATGAAAACGGTCTGACAAGAACAATGCTGTGTTATGTTTGAT
Above is a genomic segment from Candidatus Endowatersipora endosymbiont of Watersipora subatra containing:
- a CDS encoding LPS-assembly protein LptD; the encoded protein is MTFTENAIAYRPLSLPFLWKNLVSLPLLASLTISFYAFSVSISLLSVYANTLFENSLQDRLFLTAGQLIYDKKSEIIIAKDNVHMKYDGYTMLANRLSYNQKTKRIYGLGNVEIVEPNGNHIYAEEIDITNDFGEGFAKGLRIKTPDNTWISSESAQQFTRQRIIFNHGVYTACESVEEDPIWQAKAEKIIIDRTNQIVTYEKAYLEFLGKPIAYLPWFRHAYSNSNLKTGFQIPEFGYNDKLGVWYRQPYFIASGTSYDLTLTTTASHRKGLFVDMKWQHQLENGFYSLKASGMRHRSEKTLDSSPDKTKKIGGLIASNGKLKFNLPLPLILGWTILATTDSNFPFTFKLDEYNDEKFVNKIYLTGSYERSFFNLSARKYKIQITDSLILNYQEKVLPLFDYNYVTSDNYAGGEINLNVSVTNLDRDYGIESSVLTPLHEAYKKRTRISSDLIWKKTVITSEGLMLTPSFSMKGDWTKFNTTNPTMLKSILVSDFMPMAALEVRYPLLLRTKTSRHIIEPVMQMLIRPDLAHQTQGLYPDKEEVQRLVFDTNRLFSYNNFYGFDPIERGLRTNIGVQYSGIIQNGITFDALFSQSFHLNGQNPYALERNLERFIVVSGLKTERSDYVASLEVNTSSRLDVIANARFDKDKFTPQRAETRINYRTQTLSFSTNYTYIQPMNHYESPLSNQYIGISTNYKFKKNWNLLSSALFNIHQNKIIEDYLRLSYNNNCFNFSLEFSEEKSYDSLNEIRRSVTFNISLRTIGDYQ
- a CDS encoding SurA N-terminal domain-containing protein — protein: MNLADLKFTIQIQGVMLIATLLTIVGDSLFSPFAKASSQIAIIVNNQIITNNDIRHRTAFFRLRGEQGNIKKKVLQELIDEVLKMQEANRIGTVAHKKEVEIAYLGFAKSNKISLSRLNQIMNESGITIIEFKKYIRTQISWQRAVSTKMINRSRIEKRSQSWLSPIEESVKNTTEYTFQQVVFTIPITQRSLILNHRQTESKKFRKKFKGCDSSLALAQEFNDVAVIDRGRKLRDELPKRWRDLLKTTPVGGISNPQFTDRGIEMLAVCKIRTVFSDNAIDFFDDRYSKESIKKIEKDYFDLIKTRSIIKYR
- the pdxA gene encoding 4-hydroxythreonine-4-phosphate dehydrogenase PdxA — encoded protein: MLTNNLLPIAVSIGEPAGVGADVLLLACKKAHQGVIDPLPFFIVVADPEHLRERAKLLSINIPIIEVSLHEVSSHKAKNDYSVKVIPLGYSFEALPGKPNFSDNVGVIESIDKCITLAWEREVCGIVTLPINKKTLYDFGFCYSGHTEYLAHLARKWTEENKKLQAVMMLVNSKLRTVPVTIHLPLQLIIHHLNTQLIVEICTITTQSLITQFGISSPRLAISGLNPHAGENGLMGKEDRMIISPAVEALKLKGIKAFGPFPSDTMFHEEARRNYDVAICMYHDQAMIPVKTLAFHQTVNVTLGLPFIRTSPDHGTAFDLAGTGKANPLSFISALHMVASMKAQEDRVDKVDQI
- the rsmA gene encoding 16S rRNA (adenine(1518)-N(6)/adenine(1519)-N(6))-dimethyltransferase RsmA, whose amino-acid sequence is MSYLDRLPSPRKIIEKYNLTPQKKFSQNFILDLNINMKIARQLGSLNGETVVEVGSGPGSLTRALLSSGAQKVISIERDERFIPVLEEICSASNGRLEYHIGDALKINIDDIVKKITGSVNYKIISNLPYNIATPLLMSWLSGDRWPAGWNAMALLFQKEVAQRITASPRDKSWGRLGVFSSWRTWSKITFDLSPKVFFPSPKVSTSVVVIYPRTSPLLVSKESLILVTKMAFQQRRKTLRQNLKSIGGAALLTEVNINPTARAEELILEQFVALAQAMERFSNNSEIQIEHN